A genome region from Labilibaculum antarcticum includes the following:
- a CDS encoding HYC_CC_PP family protein: MLKKIIHTLLTLVLFVVTTGMTISTHYCGGNVKDVSFLSAPKSCCDIPEGCCHDEAFTLKIKDDFSISSYTFDFSQFEIVLPISNELIDMEVAVKAIGYIFRNSIPPPKIQTVLSRLQNYRL, encoded by the coding sequence ATGCTGAAAAAAATCATTCATACATTACTTACTTTAGTTTTATTTGTTGTTACAACAGGTATGACTATCTCTACACATTATTGTGGAGGTAATGTAAAGGATGTGTCTTTTTTATCAGCACCGAAGTCATGTTGTGATATCCCGGAAGGATGCTGTCACGATGAGGCTTTTACATTAAAAATTAAAGATGATTTTTCCATTTCATCTTACACTTTTGATTTTAGTCAATTTGAGATTGTTTTACCAATTTCAAATGAATTAATCGACATGGAGGTCGCAGTTAAGGCAATAGGATATATTTTCAGAAATTCTATTCCGCCACCCAAAATTCAAACCGTACTTTCTCGTTTGCAGAATTACAGATTATGA
- a CDS encoding helix-turn-helix domain-containing protein, with amino-acid sequence MGKSKIHIKNMVCPRCISAVKDVLERLNIKYIEIDLGTVLFQNTINELQCNDLKKALNEIGFELLNDKKSQLIEQVKNEIIKMVHHQESSEHLGNLTEYLPNTIGHSYSSLSKLFSEIEGTTIEKYLILQKIEKAKELLCYEELNVSEIAYQLNYSSSQHFSRQFKSITGLTPREFSKDKKIGRRPITEV; translated from the coding sequence ATGGGAAAAAGTAAAATTCACATTAAGAACATGGTGTGTCCTCGATGCATATCTGCGGTAAAAGATGTTCTTGAAAGATTGAATATTAAGTATATTGAGATTGACCTTGGAACTGTTCTTTTTCAGAATACAATAAACGAATTGCAGTGCAATGATCTTAAAAAGGCTTTAAATGAGATTGGATTTGAATTGTTGAATGACAAAAAATCTCAATTGATTGAGCAGGTAAAGAACGAAATTATTAAAATGGTACACCACCAGGAATCATCAGAACATTTAGGGAATTTAACAGAGTACTTGCCAAATACCATAGGGCATTCATATTCATCTTTAAGCAAACTATTCTCAGAAATTGAAGGAACTACCATTGAAAAGTATCTAATTCTTCAGAAAATAGAAAAAGCAAAAGAGTTACTTTGCTACGAAGAGTTAAATGTTAGCGAAATAGCCTACCAATTAAATTACAGCTCAAGTCAGCATTTTTCTCGTCAATTCAAATCAATAACTGGGCTAACTCCCAGAGAGTTCAGTAAGGATAAGAAAATAGGGAGAAGACCTATTACAGAGGTGTAA
- a CDS encoding chloride channel protein, with product MKLKKRRKFDKYLDILDHPIRFNPFVFSRTFLLWAFLGIVGGIIAAVYLIVLEYLTNSIAYFEGWLVIPVMAICGLLAGLVSHFIGDPGEINLIVNNIRFNKGKLDPKKNPSMVLSSLLCIASGGSLGPEAPLVQVTGSTGSWLGRILRLKGEELRSLSIAGMASGFTALFGAPLGGSLFSLEILHHKYAIEYYKAIVPALVASSFSYITFAFIIHLKSGSVWHFDAYEMIDKFDFVYVVFFAFLATMIGWLFICCTKGFKYLFGKLNIPTYLKTLIGGIILGVIALYFPLTRYFGLKEINEIMIGNLSIDFLLAILIFKILAISVAVTSGWRGGFIIPMFFLGVTLGLILHQLFPSINLALTVISCMAAINACVTRTPMSTTILLATLTGFTYFVPILFASLTGYFLAPRIPFISSQMEKEK from the coding sequence ATGAAATTGAAGAAAAGAAGAAAATTTGATAAATATTTAGATATTTTAGATCACCCTATTCGGTTTAACCCATTTGTATTCAGCAGAACATTTTTGTTATGGGCATTTCTTGGCATAGTCGGTGGCATCATTGCAGCAGTGTATTTGATTGTTCTTGAATATCTGACAAATAGTATCGCCTATTTTGAAGGCTGGCTGGTTATTCCAGTGATGGCTATTTGTGGCCTATTAGCAGGTTTGGTCTCTCATTTTATAGGTGATCCGGGTGAAATAAATCTCATTGTAAATAATATTCGCTTTAATAAAGGCAAGCTCGATCCAAAGAAAAATCCATCAATGGTTCTGTCCTCATTACTCTGTATTGCTTCAGGAGGAAGCCTGGGTCCCGAAGCACCATTAGTGCAAGTGACAGGTTCAACCGGCTCATGGCTAGGGAGAATATTGCGCTTAAAAGGAGAAGAACTCCGATCGCTTAGCATTGCCGGTATGGCATCTGGATTTACCGCATTATTCGGCGCTCCATTAGGCGGAAGTCTTTTTTCACTGGAAATTCTGCATCATAAATATGCTATTGAATATTATAAAGCTATTGTTCCAGCACTTGTGGCAAGTTCTTTTAGCTATATTACATTTGCTTTTATCATCCATTTAAAATCAGGATCTGTGTGGCATTTTGATGCCTATGAAATGATTGACAAATTTGATTTCGTATATGTGGTCTTTTTTGCTTTTTTAGCTACGATGATAGGATGGTTATTTATTTGTTGTACGAAGGGTTTTAAATATCTTTTTGGAAAATTGAATATTCCAACCTACCTCAAAACATTAATCGGCGGAATAATACTCGGTGTTATTGCTCTTTATTTTCCATTAACCCGGTATTTTGGACTCAAGGAAATTAATGAGATTATGATTGGCAATTTATCAATTGATTTTCTGCTTGCAATTCTGATCTTTAAAATCCTCGCCATATCTGTGGCCGTCACTTCCGGTTGGAGAGGTGGATTTATTATCCCCATGTTCTTTCTTGGAGTTACATTAGGGCTGATTCTTCACCAATTATTTCCATCCATCAATCTGGCTTTAACTGTAATCAGTTGTATGGCGGCAATCAACGCCTGCGTGACCAGGACTCCTATGAGTACGACTATTTTATTGGCAACTTTAACAGGATTTACATATTTCGTTCCCATACTATTTGCAAGTTTAACCGGATATTTTCTTGCCCCGAGAATACCATTTATATCTTCACAAATGGAAAAAGAAAAATGA
- a CDS encoding DUF4339 domain-containing protein, whose translation MNKQWYYVENGDKRGPFSINELKGKIEKDSLLWCEGMKDWEKAEQIAEFQSFFEVMPPPVCLNL comes from the coding sequence ATGAATAAACAATGGTACTATGTCGAGAATGGAGATAAAAGAGGTCCCTTTTCGATAAATGAATTAAAAGGAAAAATTGAAAAAGACAGTTTGCTTTGGTGCGAAGGCATGAAAGACTGGGAAAAAGCCGAACAAATTGCTGAATTTCAAAGTTTTTTTGAAGTAATGCCTCCTCCTGTTTGTTTAAATTTATGA